From Panicum hallii strain FIL2 chromosome 2, PHallii_v3.1, whole genome shotgun sequence, a single genomic window includes:
- the LOC112883459 gene encoding 60S acidic ribosomal protein P2A-like — protein sequence MKFVAAYLLAVLAGNPSPSTEDLSAILESVGCEVDNEKMELLLSQLSGKDITELIAAGREKFTSVPCGGGGATVAAAAPAAGGTAPAAEAKKEEKVEEKEESDDDMGFSLFD from the exons ATGAAGTTTGTTGCTGCGTATCTGCTTGCTGTCCTCGCTGGCAACCCCAGTCCCTCCACGGAGGATTTGTCGGCCATTTTGGAGTCAG TTGGCTGTGAAGTTGACAATGAAAAGATGGAGCTCTTGTTGTCCCAGCTGAGTGGCAAGGACATTACTGAGCTCATTGCTGCAGGCAGGGAGAAGTTTACTTCCGTCCcatgcggcggcggtggtgccacTGTTGCGGCAGCTGCCCCAGCTGCTGGTGGCACTGCTCCTGCAGCTGAGGCGAAGAAGGAAGAGAAGGTGGAGGAGAAGGAAGAAAGCGATGAT GACATGGGCTTCAGCCTCTTCGACTAG
- the LOC112880102 gene encoding non-specific lipid transfer protein GPI-anchored 2-like: protein MARGSSALGGLRGFAVAAVAVAAALLVVVAAPRCAAQATSGCTASILSLAPCLSFTAGNTSAPGASCCSALAGVVRGAPRCLCAVLGGGAASSFGVTVNARALELPGKCRVQTPPVSQCNAVGAPASSPQAAATPGAGSTPVATVEAPTAPPPFQSTAGAGSKATPATGAVS from the exons ATGGCTCGGGGTTCGTCCGCGCTCGGCGGCCTGCGGGGGTTcgccgtggcggcggtggcggtggccgcCGCGCTGCTCGTCGTCGTCGCGGCGCCCCGGTGCGCCGCGCAGGCGACGTCGGGCTGCACGGCGTCGATCCTCAGCCTGGCGCCGTGCCTCTCCTTCACGGCGGGGAACACGTCGGCGCCGGGCGCGTCGTGCTGCTCGGCGCTGGCGGGCGTCGTGCGCGGCGCGCCGCGGTGCCTCTGCGCGgtgctcggcggcggcgcggcgtcgtcgTTCGGGGTCACCGTCAACGCCAGGGCGCTCGAGCTGCCCGGCAAGTGCAGGGTCCAGACCCCGCCCGTCAGCCAGTGCAACG CTGTGGGTGCTCCTGCGTCGTCTCCTCAGGCGGCGGCGACCCCTGGTGCCGGCTCCACTCCGGTGGCCACCGTCGAGGctcccaccgcgccgccgccatttcAGAGCACCGCAG GAGCTGGATCGAAGGCAACTCCAGCGACTGGTGCCGTCTCTTAG
- the LOC112880103 gene encoding non-specific lipid-transfer protein-like protein At2g13820, giving the protein MGTVLAMASLVVALAFSQVAAQGNGCSSVMMTLSPCMDFISSKAPEPGISCCSVLAGVVQTDPRCLCMVLDGTATSFGISINQTRALELPGVCKVQAPPISQCTGIPTAPAPAPSSNSEATEEEEAEAAADAPSGNGTSSSTNSKNAASLAATMLIPVCALLHVF; this is encoded by the exons ATGGGGACCGTCCTGGCGATGGCAAGTCTGGTGGTGGCGCTGGCTTTCTCCCAGGTGGCGGCGCAGGGCAACGGCTGCTCGAGCGTGATGATGACCCTCTCCCCGTGCATGGACTTCATCTCGAGCAAGGCCCCGGAACCGGGGATATCCTGCTGCTCTGTGCTCGCTGGAGTCGTCCAGACCGATCCCCGGTGCCTCTGCATGGTTCTGGATGGCACCGCGACGTCCTTTGGCATCTCCATCAACCAGACGAGGGCGCTGGAGCTCCCTGGAGTCTGCAAGGTCCAAGCACCACCGATCAGCCAATGCACAG GCATCCCAACAGCACCGGCACCAGCACCTTCCAGCAACTCAGAAgcaacagaggaggaagaagctgaGGCAGCTGCGGATGCACCTTCAG GAAACGGAACCTCAAGCTCCACAAACTCAAAGAATGCAGCAAGTTTAGCGGCAACAATGCTTATTCCCGTTTGTGCATTGCTCCATGTCTTCTAA
- the LOC112882435 gene encoding protein ANTAGONIST OF LIKE HETEROCHROMATIN PROTEIN 1: protein MPPLKKSKKGKRKSKDSSKLKVARIRNAPPPLPPELRGLDTEWWYTFLHKHAESGQVIPSDEGKAFRHFFRTSRKTFDYICSIVREDLISRPPSGLINIEGRLLSVEKQVAIAMRRLASGDSQVSVGAAFGVGQSTVSQVTWRFIESMEERARYHLAWPGQERIEEIKATLEAVYGLPNCCGAVDATHIIMTLPAVESSEDWCDPAKNYSMFLQGIVDDEMRFIDIVTGWPGSMTFSRLMKCSAFFKLCEAGNRLNGPVKVSAENAEIREYIAGDSCYPLFPWLMTPYEGKNLSAPMLNFNARQKAARLLGTNALTRLKGSWRILHKVMWRPDKNKLPSIILVCCLLHNILIDCKDELLPTVELPNHHDIGYSEENCEQMEPNGKAMRENITAHLQSYEAPKLLLN, encoded by the exons atgcCGCCGCTGAAGAAGTCCAAGAAGGGGAAGCGGAAGTCCAAGGACTCCAGCAAGCTGAAGGTCGCCAGGATCCggaacgcgccgccgccgctcccgccggAGCTCCGCGGCCTCGACACCGAGTGGTGGTACACCTTCCTCCACAAGCACGCCGAGTCAG GTCAAGTTATCCCTTCAGATGAGGGGAAAGCATTCAGGCACTTCTTCAGGACTTCGAGGAAGACTTTCGACTACATCTGCTCCATTGTAAGGGAGGATTTGATCTCGAGGCCGCCCTCCGGTCTGATCAACATTGAGGGGAGGTTGCTCAGTGTGGAGAAGCAAGTGGCAATCGCCATGAGGAGGCTGGCATCTGGTGATTCACAGGTGTCGGTTGGAGCTGCTTTTGGTGTGGGGCAGTCTACTGTTTCACAAGTGACATGGAGGTTTATTGAGTCGATGGAAGAGAGGGCTCGTTATCATCTGGCTTGGCCAGGCCAAGAGAGAATTGAGGAGATCAAAGCTACGCTGGAGGCTGTTTATGGCctgccaaattgttgtggtgcTGTTGATGCCACCCACATAATCATGACGCTTCCTGCTGTtgagtcatctgaagactggtGCGATCCAGCCAAGAACTACAGTATGTTCCTGCAAGGGATTGTTGATGATGAGATGAGGTTTATTGATATTGTTACTGGTTGGCCTGGTAGCATGACATTCTCACGCCTGATGAAATGCTCTGCGTTTTTCAAGCTCTGTGAAGCTGGGAACCGTTTGAATGGCCCTGTTAAAGTTTCAGCAGAGAATGCAGAGATCAGGGAGTACATTGCTGGTGACTCATGTTATCCTCTGTTCCCATGGCTTATGACACCATATGAAGGGAAAAATCTGTCTGCCCCAATGCTCAACTTTAATGCTCGCCAAAAAGCTGCTAGGCTGCTTGGAACGAACGCACTGACACGGCTGAAGGGATCTTGGAGGATCTTACACAAAGTCATGTGGAGGCCTGATAAGAACAAGTTGCCAAGTATAATTCTTGTTTGCTGCCTGCTTCACAATATACTTATAGACTGCAAAGATGAACTGCTTCCGACTGTTGAACTTCCAAACCATCATGATATTGGCTATAGTGAAGAAAACTGTGAGCAGATGGAACCTAATGGCAAAGCAATGAGAGAAAACATTACAGCACATCTCCAAAGTTATGAAGCTCCCAAGCTTCTGCTGAACTGA
- the LOC112883483 gene encoding protein MARD1-like, with protein sequence MLKKTTSGGAAAAMGCGDPQSSLPPATKVAEGGRPASLLLSTRSLPGLFSADAPMSPTSMPEQSKNLTCSGARNGGIGRSGSSPCSGIGSPAAGLAGVLVAGEADDGGYRNSGRVLLGMRLRVQLPPPPPGKGPGGGDLPGSPIEFGVKNRDAQLALLSPVQRSPLSSSAARLARRSEVEELAEEDYTCVIARGPNPRMTHIFEDRVVESSAGAGDGVGGDACSILSSCSGCRKDALLLHRGEREFCSSQYHYEEVLLGKRVDDSPNASVKLKP encoded by the exons ATGCTGAAGAAGACGACATCAGGAGGAGCTGCAGCGGCAATGGGGTGCGGTGACCCCCAATCGTCCTTACCTCCCGCCACCAAGGTCGCGGAGGGCGGCAGGCCGGCCTCTCTGCTGCTCTCCACAAGGTCACTCCCAGGCCTCTTCTCCGCGGACGCTCCCATGAGCCCCACCTCCATGCCTGAGCAGTCCAAGAACCTGACTTGCTCTGGCGCGAGGAACGGCGGCATCGGCAGGTCCGGTTCCTCACCCTGCAGCGGCATCGGCAGCCCGGCCGCCGGCCTCGCCGGtgtgctcgtcgccggcgaggcCGATGACGGGGGATACCGCAACAGCGGGAGGGTACTCCTCGGGATGCGGCTCAGAGttcagctgccgccgccgccccccggtaaagggcccggcggcggcgacctccCGGGCTCACCGATCGAGTTCGGCGTCAAGAACAGGGATGCCCAGCTCGCGCTGCTCTCGCCGGTGCAGCGCTCGCCGCTGTCGTCGTCGGCGGCGAGGCTGGCGCGGAGGAGCGAGGTGGAGGAGCTGGCCGAGGAGGACTACACCTGCGTCATCGCCCGGGGGCCCAACCCCAGGATGACCCACATATTCGAGGACCGCGTCGTCGAGAgcagcgccggcgccggagaTGGCGTTGGTGGCGATGCCTGCAGCATCCTGAGCTCTTGCTCTGGATGCAGGAAGGATGCTCTCTTGCTGCATAG AGGTGAGAGAGAATTCTGCAGCAGCCAATACCACTACGAAGAGGTGCTCCTGGGCAAAAGAGTCGACGATTCGCCTAATGCATCGGTGAAACTGAAGCCCTGA